A window from Herbaspirillum sp. meg3 encodes these proteins:
- the lysA gene encoding diaminopimelate decarboxylase — MPHFSYRDGVLHAENLPLNALAKQFGSPLYVYSKAALTANYSAYADACKKAGRSVDAGEGGALVCYSVKSNSNLAVLNLLGKLGSGFDIVSGGELLRVIAAGGDPRKVIFSGVGKGRDEMRLALEHDILCFNVESIPEVHRLNEVAGEAGKRARISLRVNPNVDAKTHPYISTGLKENKFGVAYEDALACYRDAAALPNIEVVGIDCHIGSQLLDDAPLLEALDKVIELIDQLESEGIAIHHLDIGGGIGITYDDEQPVPVGDYLGRLFARVDTWRKQKYDGRAIKVMFEPGRSIVGNAGLLITEVQYLKHGETKNFAVVDAAMNDLMRPALYEAWHGVQAVQQRKDAAQTYDIVGPVCESGDWLARNRELALESGDLLALMSAGAYGMTMASNYNTRGRAAEVLVDGDKVHLIRKRENPADLFALEAIVD; from the coding sequence ATGCCCCATTTTTCCTATCGCGACGGCGTTCTGCACGCTGAAAATCTGCCCTTGAATGCACTGGCCAAGCAATTCGGCTCGCCGCTCTACGTGTATTCCAAGGCAGCATTGACCGCCAACTACTCCGCCTACGCCGATGCCTGCAAAAAAGCCGGCCGCAGCGTGGATGCCGGTGAGGGCGGCGCGCTGGTGTGTTATTCGGTCAAATCCAATTCCAATCTGGCAGTGTTGAACCTGCTGGGCAAACTCGGTTCCGGCTTCGACATCGTTTCGGGCGGCGAACTGCTGCGTGTGATCGCCGCCGGCGGCGATCCGCGCAAGGTGATCTTTTCCGGCGTGGGCAAGGGCCGTGACGAAATGCGTCTGGCGCTGGAGCACGACATCCTCTGCTTCAATGTCGAATCGATCCCCGAAGTCCATCGCCTCAATGAAGTCGCAGGCGAAGCCGGCAAGCGTGCGCGCATCTCGCTGCGCGTCAATCCCAACGTCGACGCCAAGACCCATCCCTACATTTCCACCGGCCTGAAAGAAAACAAGTTCGGCGTCGCCTATGAAGACGCATTGGCCTGCTACCGCGATGCGGCTGCACTGCCGAACATTGAAGTCGTCGGCATTGACTGCCACATCGGTTCGCAGTTGCTGGACGACGCGCCGCTGCTGGAAGCGCTCGACAAAGTCATTGAACTGATCGATCAGCTGGAATCCGAAGGTATCGCCATCCATCACCTCGACATCGGTGGCGGCATCGGCATCACTTATGACGACGAGCAACCGGTTCCGGTCGGCGACTACCTGGGCCGGCTGTTTGCCCGCGTCGACACCTGGCGCAAGCAAAAGTACGACGGCCGTGCCATCAAGGTCATGTTCGAACCCGGCCGTTCCATCGTCGGCAACGCGGGTCTGCTGATCACCGAAGTGCAATACCTGAAGCACGGTGAAACCAAAAACTTCGCCGTGGTCGACGCCGCCATGAACGACCTCATGCGTCCCGCCTTGTATGAAGCCTGGCATGGCGTGCAAGCCGTGCAGCAACGCAAGGATGCGGCACAAACCTACGACATCGTCGGCCCCGTCTGCGAATCCGGTGACTGGCTGGCGCGCAACCGCGAACTGGCATTGGAGTCCGGGGACCTGCTGGCGTTGATGTCGGCCGGTGCTTACGGCATGACCATGGCCTCCAACTACAACACTCGCGGCCGTGCGGCAGAAGTGCTGGTCGATGGCGACAAGGTGCACCTGATCCGCAAGCGCGAAAATCCGGCTGACCTGTTTGCGCTGGAAGCTATCGTCGACTGA
- the cyaY gene encoding iron donor protein CyaY, which yields MTESEFLALADSALNAIEAALEQATDDTDLDVECSRSGNVLEIECIDNGSKIIVNSQAPMQELWLASKSGGYHFKYDGKQWLSARDGSELYATLSASVTEQAGVAVTLTAP from the coding sequence ATGACAGAATCAGAATTCCTGGCCCTCGCGGATTCCGCGCTGAACGCGATCGAAGCCGCACTGGAGCAGGCCACCGACGACACTGACCTCGACGTCGAGTGCAGCCGCAGCGGCAATGTGCTGGAAATCGAATGCATCGATAACGGTTCCAAAATCATCGTCAACAGCCAGGCCCCGATGCAGGAACTGTGGCTGGCCTCCAAGTCGGGCGGCTATCACTTCAAATACGACGGCAAGCAATGGCTGAGCGCACGCGACGGCTCCGAGCTGTACGCCACGCTGTCGGCCTCGGTCACCGAGCAGGCCGGCGTGGCTGTCACGCTGACTGCGCCGTAG
- the glpK gene encoding glycerol kinase GlpK, producing the protein MSEQYILALDQGTTSSRAILFDRAGHIVSTAQKEFQQIYPHPGWVEHDPQEIWSTQAGVAAEAVTKAGVNGASIAAIGITNQRETTIVWDRDSGRPLYNAIVWQDRRTAAFCDALKSEGHQESIRAKTGLLVDSYFSGTKIRWILDNVPGARDLAKAGKLAFGTVDSWLIWNFTRGELHVTDVSNASRTMLFNIHTLEWDDELLALLDIPRSMLPEVRQSSELYGHTKTTVFASKIPIAGIAGDQHAALFGQMCTAPGMVKNTYGTGCFMVMNTGDKPIVSKNNLLTTIAWQVDGKVQYALEGSIFIGGAVVQWLRDGLGIIRHSRDVEALARSVPGSDGVYLVPAFAGLGAPHWNPHARGAMFGATRGTTSAHLARAALDSIAYQTMDVLKAMQADAGLDIAQLRVDGGATANDLLMQFQADILGVEVIRPEVTETTALGAAYLAGLAVGFWPDQETLRRQWRQDAGFKPALPAEQVGKLVRGWQRAIAAAKSWADDS; encoded by the coding sequence ATGTCGGAGCAATACATCCTGGCGCTCGACCAGGGCACTACCAGTTCACGTGCCATTTTGTTTGACCGCGCCGGCCATATCGTGAGTACGGCGCAAAAGGAATTTCAGCAGATCTATCCGCATCCGGGCTGGGTCGAGCACGACCCGCAAGAGATCTGGTCTACGCAAGCCGGTGTTGCTGCCGAAGCGGTGACCAAGGCGGGAGTGAATGGCGCATCCATCGCCGCCATCGGCATCACCAACCAGCGTGAGACCACCATCGTCTGGGATCGCGACAGCGGACGTCCGCTGTACAACGCCATCGTATGGCAGGACCGGCGCACCGCCGCGTTTTGCGACGCGCTGAAATCTGAAGGCCATCAGGAGTCGATCCGCGCCAAAACCGGATTGCTGGTTGACTCTTATTTCTCCGGCACCAAGATCCGCTGGATACTCGACAACGTGCCCGGTGCGCGTGATCTGGCGAAGGCGGGGAAGCTGGCGTTCGGCACCGTCGACAGCTGGCTGATCTGGAACTTCACGCGTGGCGAACTGCACGTCACCGACGTCAGCAACGCCTCGCGTACGATGCTGTTCAATATTCATACCCTGGAATGGGACGATGAGTTGCTGGCGTTGCTGGATATCCCGCGCAGCATGCTGCCTGAGGTGCGGCAATCGAGCGAACTCTACGGTCACACCAAGACCACGGTATTTGCATCGAAGATCCCGATTGCCGGTATCGCCGGCGATCAGCACGCGGCCTTGTTTGGGCAGATGTGCACGGCGCCCGGCATGGTCAAGAATACCTACGGCACCGGCTGTTTCATGGTGATGAACACCGGCGACAAGCCCATCGTGTCGAAGAACAATCTGCTCACCACGATTGCCTGGCAGGTCGACGGCAAAGTGCAATATGCGCTGGAAGGAAGCATCTTCATCGGCGGCGCGGTGGTGCAATGGCTGCGCGATGGTCTCGGCATCATCCGGCATTCGCGCGATGTGGAAGCGTTGGCGCGCAGCGTGCCCGGCAGCGATGGCGTCTATCTGGTGCCGGCCTTTGCCGGACTCGGCGCGCCGCACTGGAATCCGCATGCACGCGGTGCCATGTTTGGCGCCACGCGCGGCACCACCTCGGCACATCTGGCGCGCGCCGCCCTCGACAGCATCGCCTATCAGACCATGGATGTGCTGAAGGCGATGCAGGCCGACGCCGGATTGGATATTGCGCAATTACGCGTGGACGGCGGGGCGACCGCCAATGATCTGCTGATGCAGTTTCAGGCCGATATTCTCGGCGTCGAAGTGATTCGTCCGGAAGTGACGGAAACCACCGCGCTGGGCGCCGCCTATCTGGCGGGACTGGCAGTCGGATTCTGGCCCGATCAGGAAACCTTGCGCCGGCAATGGCGTCAGGACGCCGGCTTCAAACCTGCCTTGCCCGCAGAGCAGGTCGGCAAGCTGGTGCGCGGCTGGCAGCGCGCGATTGCGGCTGCCAAGTCGTGGGCCGACGATAGCTGA
- a CDS encoding lipoprotein — protein MKSPFYFSPARPASLALSAVALIVLLTGCGQKGPLYLPKPPAPHPVRTAPAPAAADVGADAATDAATDVTTGKAGAASSNTAVPQSK, from the coding sequence GTGAAGTCTCCATTTTATTTTTCCCCGGCCCGTCCGGCGTCCCTCGCGCTGAGCGCTGTTGCGTTGATCGTGCTGCTGACCGGCTGCGGTCAGAAGGGACCGTTGTACCTGCCGAAACCGCCTGCGCCGCATCCTGTCAGGACTGCGCCGGCTCCGGCGGCAGCCGATGTCGGCGCTGATGCTGCAACTGATGCTGCAACTGACGTGACGACCGGCAAAGCCGGCGCGGCGTCATCGAATACCGCTGTTCCCCAATCAAAATAA